A stretch of Acidobacteriota bacterium DNA encodes these proteins:
- a CDS encoding PIN domain-containing protein — MTSGTSDKAFVDSNVLIYAHDVDAGRKRDVAKALLRDLWLARTGVLSTQVLHEFYVNVTRKIRTPVSKADARAVVGTYIPWCVEPETGDVKEAFRIEDEAGISFWDALIVAAAARSGATRVLSEDLNPGQIIAGVTVVNPFADSAEPPPDAGNR; from the coding sequence GTGACCAGTGGCACGAGCGATAAGGCGTTCGTCGACTCGAACGTCCTGATCTACGCCCACGACGTGGACGCGGGTCGGAAACGCGACGTGGCCAAGGCGCTGCTGCGTGACCTGTGGCTCGCGCGAACCGGCGTCCTCAGCACCCAGGTCCTCCACGAGTTCTACGTCAACGTCACCCGCAAGATCAGGACGCCGGTATCGAAGGCAGACGCGCGAGCGGTTGTGGGGACGTACATCCCGTGGTGCGTCGAGCCAGAGACCGGCGACGTCAAAGAGGCATTCCGAATCGAGGACGAGGCCGGCATCAGCTTCTGGGACGCGTTGATCGTCGCCGCCGCGGCGCGTAGCGGCGCCACACGCGTGCTGTCCGAGGACCTCAATCCCGGGCAGATCATCGCGGGCGTGACGGTGGTCAACCCGTTCGCAGATTCGGCCGAACCCCCTCCCGACGCCGGCAACCGCTGA
- a CDS encoding PIN domain-containing protein: MIAPDVNVLLYAFREESERHAEYHAWLQDALNGTESVALFEPVLSAVMRIATHPAVFRPPSPRDIVEAFIDACLAAPAAIAMRAESGHWPIFRELCARVDCRGNLIQDAYLAAIAVEHNCTYITTDRDYARFPRLRCRHPLD, translated from the coding sequence ATGATCGCGCCGGACGTCAACGTGCTCCTCTACGCCTTTCGCGAAGAGAGCGAGCGCCACGCTGAGTATCATGCCTGGTTGCAGGATGCGCTGAACGGCACGGAGTCCGTCGCCCTGTTCGAGCCTGTGCTTTCGGCGGTGATGCGAATCGCGACGCATCCCGCCGTCTTCAGGCCCCCGAGTCCGCGCGACATCGTTGAGGCGTTCATCGACGCGTGTCTGGCTGCGCCCGCCGCCATCGCCATGCGCGCCGAGAGCGGTCACTGGCCGATCTTTCGCGAACTCTGCGCCCGCGTAGATTGTCGTGGCAATCTCATCCAGGACGCCTACCTGGCCGCGATCGCCGTCGAACACAACTGCACCTACATCACGACCGACCGCGACTACGCGCGCTTTCCACGGCTCCGCTGTCGGCACCCGCTCGACTGA
- a CDS encoding type II toxin-antitoxin system VapB family antitoxin, whose amino-acid sequence MRTIISLDDELHRRAKSYAARHGTTLTALVEEALRARLAERRGKRRPQVRLPTFKGEGLQSGLSLDEMGTVYDRMDGIR is encoded by the coding sequence ATGCGCACCATCATCTCGCTCGACGACGAGCTGCACCGCCGGGCGAAGTCGTACGCCGCCCGGCACGGGACGACGTTGACCGCGCTCGTGGAAGAGGCCCTCCGAGCCCGCTTGGCAGAACGTCGTGGCAAGCGCCGGCCTCAGGTGCGCCTCCCGACATTCAAGGGCGAGGGATTGCAGTCGGGGCTGAGCCTCGATGAGATGGGGACGGTCTACGACCGGATGGACGGCATTCGATGA
- a CDS encoding glycoside hydrolase family 15 protein produces MAYQPIEHYGIIGNLRTAALVGLDGSIDWLCLPRFDSPSVFGAILDDARGGRFRIAPVIEGARHKQFYWPDTNVLMTRFMHPDGIVELVDFMPVPEAGDVCTHELVRRIHVVQGRLPVRIECRPAFDYARAPHTVVADSGGVRFEGAGLSLALSSPVPLRIDNGAAWTEITLGPGEEQTFVLRLLPPGHDPCACPTAAEAEALFRRTVDYWHRWLSQCTYTGRWREHVTRSALALKLLTYEPTGAIVAAPTTSLPEGIGGVRNWDYRYTWIRDAAFTLYALLRIGFTNEAVHFMDWLRERWRHPDSHSAGPLQLMYGIDGRSDLEEFELPHLEGYRGSRPVRIGNGAHDQLQLDIYGELMDSVYLHNKYASPLAYDDWVQLRTMIDWLCDNWQRPDEGIWEVRGGRRDFVYSRVLSWVALDRGLRLADKRSFPADRERWLKIRDAIMEEVMERGWDPHRKAFVQSYGSDALDASLLLLPLVFFTSPNDPRMLATIDAVRAPRRDRGLAADGLVYRYDPSEAPDGLPGEEGTFNMCSFWLIEAMTRAGRTDPERLRTARLRFEQMLGFANHLGLYAEQTGTSGEALGNFPQAFTHLGLISAAFNLDRALGGRGR; encoded by the coding sequence ATGGCCTATCAGCCAATCGAGCACTACGGCATCATCGGCAACCTGCGGACCGCGGCGCTCGTCGGGCTCGACGGCTCGATTGACTGGCTCTGCCTTCCGCGCTTCGACTCACCGAGCGTGTTCGGCGCGATCCTCGACGATGCCCGGGGCGGCCGCTTCCGGATCGCGCCGGTGATCGAGGGGGCCCGCCACAAGCAGTTCTACTGGCCGGACACCAACGTCCTCATGACCCGCTTCATGCACCCGGACGGCATCGTCGAGCTCGTCGACTTCATGCCGGTGCCGGAGGCTGGAGACGTCTGCACGCACGAGCTCGTTCGCCGGATTCACGTCGTCCAGGGACGGCTGCCGGTGCGGATCGAGTGCCGGCCGGCGTTTGACTACGCGCGGGCGCCCCATACGGTCGTGGCGGACTCCGGCGGCGTGCGCTTCGAGGGGGCAGGATTGTCACTGGCGCTGTCCTCGCCGGTGCCGCTGCGAATCGACAACGGCGCCGCGTGGACGGAGATCACGCTCGGCCCGGGAGAAGAGCAGACGTTCGTACTCCGGCTCCTTCCTCCAGGACACGATCCCTGCGCGTGCCCGACCGCCGCCGAGGCCGAGGCGCTGTTTCGACGCACGGTCGACTACTGGCACCGGTGGCTGAGCCAGTGCACGTACACCGGCCGCTGGCGCGAGCACGTCACGCGCTCGGCCCTGGCGTTGAAGCTCCTGACCTACGAACCGACCGGGGCCATCGTCGCCGCGCCGACCACCAGCCTGCCGGAGGGAATCGGCGGCGTCCGCAACTGGGACTACCGATACACCTGGATCCGCGATGCGGCCTTCACGTTGTACGCCCTGCTGCGAATCGGGTTCACCAACGAAGCGGTCCACTTCATGGACTGGCTGCGCGAGCGCTGGCGGCACCCCGACTCGCATTCGGCCGGCCCGCTGCAGCTCATGTACGGCATCGACGGCCGGTCGGACCTCGAGGAGTTCGAGCTGCCCCACCTGGAGGGGTACCGCGGGTCGCGGCCGGTCCGGATTGGCAACGGCGCCCACGATCAGCTCCAGCTCGACATCTACGGCGAGCTGATGGACTCGGTGTACCTGCACAACAAGTACGCCTCGCCGCTCGCGTACGACGACTGGGTGCAGCTGCGCACCATGATCGACTGGCTGTGCGACAACTGGCAGCGGCCGGACGAGGGGATCTGGGAAGTGCGCGGCGGGCGCCGCGACTTCGTCTATTCACGAGTGCTGAGCTGGGTGGCGCTCGACCGCGGGCTGCGCCTGGCCGACAAAAGGTCGTTCCCGGCCGACCGCGAGCGGTGGCTGAAGATCCGCGACGCAATCATGGAAGAGGTCATGGAGCGGGGGTGGGATCCGCACCGGAAGGCGTTCGTCCAGAGCTACGGGTCGGACGCGCTCGACGCCTCGCTGCTGCTCCTGCCGCTCGTCTTCTTCACCTCGCCGAACGACCCGCGCATGCTGGCGACGATCGATGCCGTGCGGGCGCCGCGCCGCGACCGCGGGCTGGCCGCCGACGGCCTCGTCTACCGGTACGACCCCAGCGAGGCGCCCGACGGGCTGCCTGGAGAGGAGGGCACGTTCAACATGTGCTCGTTCTGGCTGATCGAGGCGATGACCCGCGCCGGCCGAACCGATCCGGAACGCCTGAGGACGGCCCGGCTGCGGTTCGAGCAGATGCTCGGCTTCGCCAATCACCTGGGACTGTACGCCGAGCAGACGGGGACGAGCGGCGAGGCGCTGGGCAACTTTCCCCAGGCCTTCACGCATCTGGGGCTGATCTCGGCGGCCTTCAACCTCGACCGCGCGTTGGGTGGACGGGGACGGTAG